AGCTCCAGCTGAGTCAGATACCTCGCACACCGCTCCGCAATCACCGCTGGCTCCGGAGAAGGCCCCTTGATCCGTTCAATGACCGGATTTGGCGATGCCTCGGAGCAGGCGGCGGGAGTGCATTACCTCGCCGAGGTGCGCAGTCTCAACAATCGATATTTCAAAGCCACGATTCGGCTGCCTGACATTATTTCGGGTCTGGAGGCTGAGCTTGAGTCATTGCTTCGCCAGCGGCTTAATCGCGGGTCAATCACGCTGGTCGTCAAAATGCGTGCTGCTGAGGGCGCGACAACGCATCGGATTAACGACGCGGCTTTGCTCGACTACCTCGATCACCTCGAGACAATTCATACAAAAATCGGCGGTGATAAGGATCATGCGGTCCATATCGACTTAACCGCATTGCTGGCACTTCCGGGCGTTCTGGTTCCCGAAGATGAAGCTGCGATTCTCGAACGAGCGCGGCCGGTCGTGCTGAGTCTGACAGGACAGGCATGTGACAGGCTCACGGTCATGCGTTCCCGCGAGGGATTAGCTATCGCCGATGATCTCACCAAACACCGTGTTTTCATTCAAGAGCGGCTTGCGATGGTCAAGGACCGTGCGCCGCAGGTGGTGGAGGAGTACCATCAGCGGCTGCGCGCGAGGATCGATCACCTGCTGGCACGGGCAGAATTACGAATCGACGAAAAAGATTTAATCCGTGAAGTCGCCATTTTTGCGGAACGAGCGGATATCTCGGAAGAAGTAACCCGATTGAGCGGGCACCTTGAACAAATCGAGCGGATCGCCGCTGCGCCGGACGGCGAACCTGCTGGGCGGACGCTCGACTTCCTCACGCAGGAATTGCGTCGTGAAGCCAACACCATCGCGAGCAAGAGCAATGATGCGGTGATCGCGCGTGCTATTGTTGAGGTGAAAGGAGCCATCGACCGGATCAAGGAACAGGTCCAGAACGTGGAGTAAACCCGCGACTTTTCCGTCGGCTGACCGATTAACACGGGTGAACAAAGGGCACGATTCGACCATTCGAGGAAAAGCTGGTTTTATAGATGGTCGATAGTTCTGATAACAGCCTGCGTGGTCGATTGATCGTTTTGAAAAATACCCGACTAAGGTTTCTGACACTCGTAGCCACGCTATCTAGAATCGTCTGACTTCTCCGGTCCACGGAACCGTGCATGTCCCAAGTCCCCACCCCCAACCTTACCGGCAGCTTATCCGGGACCGGCGCGCCGATTGGCCAGTCCGCACTGGGATCAGCCGTTTCGTCAGGTGTGTCGGGTCAAATGGGCAGCGGTCGGGACCGTTTTGCTACTGATGAGCTTGCGATCGTTCTTTCGCATTACGATCTGGGCACGATCGAAGCGATTCAGGAGTTTCCCAAGGGCTCACGCAAAGCACCCAAGCTGATCCTCCGGACGGAGAAAGGATTCTTTCTTCTCAAGAGGCGGGCACGCGGAAAAGATGACCCGTTCAAGGTCGCGTTCTGTCATCAGCTTCAAAGCTACCTTGCCAGCAAGCAGTTCCCGCTGCCTCATCTGATCGGCACAAAAAAAGACAACAACTCAATGCTCCAGTGGAAGGGATGCATTTACGAGGTGTTTGAATACATCAAAGGCACGAGCTACGACAACTCCCTCGAAGCCACCGCTGATTCAGGCAAGACGCTTGCGCTCTTCCACAAACTGCTGGCCTCATACCAGCCGGAATATGAGCCGGCGCAAGGCTCCTATCATGCGTCACGTTCGGTGGCGTCTTCGATGGAAGCGATTCCAACGACGCTTTCAAAAATCGAACCGCGCAGCGTCGATGCTTCGGATCGGGTGGCGCAGGTCGTCAAGTTTCTGCACAGCAGCTACAACGCAGCCGCGATGAAGGTCAACGAAATGGGGTTGACCGACTGGCCGATGCAGATCGTTCACAGCGACTGGCACCCCGGCAACATGCTCTTCCGCGGATCGCGTGTGGTTGCGGTGATTGACTATGACGCAGCGAGAATTCAGCAGCGGATCATCGACGCGGCCAACGGCGCGCTGCAATTTTCCATCATCGGCGGCGGTGATGACCCGGCGCAATGGCCTGATTACATCGATGAATCTCGATTTAAGCGGTTCCTGCGGGCGTATGACAGCGTCAACGTCCTTTCACGAGCCGAGCTGCGCACCGTGCCGTGGCTGATGCTCGAAGCACTGATTGCCGAAAGCGTGATCCCCGTCGCGGCTACGGGATCGTTTGCGAGGATGGAAGGGATCGGGTTCCTTCTGATGGTAGAGCGGAAAGTGAAATGGCTGCAGGCCCACGCCGACCAACTGGGGAAAGTGCTTGAGCAGTAGCGGCCTTGCTGTAAGCCCGATTCGATACGCCGCGTTTTTCGGCCGCACGGGGGAGAAGTCAAAACACATTTATACGCCCGGCGATTTTGAGCCTTCCCCCGTGTATTTCAGCACCGCCTCGACAAACGCTGCTCCGCGCGACTCGAAATTCACAAATTGATCCCAACTGGCACATGCGGTGGAGAGAAGCACCACGTCGCCTTGCCTGACACGGTCGGCGATTTCCGCCATGGCTCGATCGAGCGTACCGCAGCGAATTACGGCGGCACTGTCGTCACCCCACATTGCGCCGCCGCAGCCGGTGACTCCCACACTTGGTCCGTGTGTCGCCGTCGCGTCGTGACCTTCGGCCTCCGCAGCGGCAGCGATGGTGTCGCCCGTTTTTCCGATGGTGTAGATGGCATGGCAATGCCGGGCAGCCAGTCGCGCTAAAGGCAACAGGTCGATTCCCTTGTCATATCCGCCCAGGATGAGGTGGACTTTGCCTCGCGGGAAGCTTTTGATCGCCAGTTCGGTGGCGTCGGGAGTGGTCGCTTTGGAGTCGTTGAAATAGCGCACGCCTGAGTGCTCCGCAACGAATTGCATGCGGTGGGTAAGCCCGCCGAAGTCGGCGAGAGACTTCCAACTCTCCCACTCCGGTTGATGAATGGCAGCTTTCACGACCGCAGCAGCCAGCCTGGCGTTGAGCTGGTTGTGCTCGCCGGGGATGATCAGTTCGATTGGCGGACTCAGGGCCAGGTCGTCCCGCTCAAAAAACGAAAAGTTAGACACTCGCGGCGTGAACACGTTATGTATCCCCGGTCCGCCGATGGTAATGTCATCGTCCGCCTCGCGCTGATAGTCAAGCAGTGCCTGCTTGGCGTGCTGATATGCCTCAAAAGAACCGTGCCAGTCGAGGTGATTCGGTTGCAAGTTGGTGATGACAGCAATATGCGGAGACCACTTCTCCTCGCGCAGCCCCTCCAGCATAAAGCTCGAAAGTTCGAGTACAACCCAATCGTTCGGTTTGATCGTGTCGATGACTCCGAGCAGCGATCCGCCAATATTGCCGCCGACATGAACATTAAACGAGTGATCTCCCGCTGACGTATGGCGCAGAATGTGGCCGATCATTGCCGTCGTCGTTGATTTTCCAGCACTGCCGGTGATGCCGATGGTGTGAAGTCGGTTGGGTAGATGTCTGACAAGCAATCGAATTTCGCTTGTCAGCGCGACACCGGTGGCGCGGGCGGCGGCGACGTAGGGATTGTCAGGCGGGACAGCGGGATTTACCACGACGAGATCCGCCGTGGTGAAATCCTCCGTGCGATGCTCGCCCAGATGAAACGAGACGCCGCGTACATCGCTGAGTCTGGCTACGCTCTCCTTGAGATCATCAGCCGGTGCCGTATCGGTGACAGTGACTTGCGCACCTCGTGCTGCGAGGAAGCGTGTGACGCCGACGCCTCCGCCAAAGCGACCGAGGCCCATGACGAGGGCCTTCTTACCCTGAAGGTTCAACGGAAGACTCCATTCCTGACCGTTACCGACGAAAAGCGGCTGGTGATAATCGTCCCAACTCTATCGGCTCGTTGCGATTGATGACTGCTACTTGACGTCGAGTTCCGCTGCCTGCTTCATGCTCTGGCTTGCGTGGAAAGTGGCGATCTTCACTCCCTTGGGGATGGCGAAATAGAGGTACATGATGTCGTCAGGCCCCATCTGATTAGTGGGGATTTGGCGTGCCGACTGGATGGGGCTTTCCGGTTCGTAGTGAATCTGCTGCGAACCATCAGCTCGCGCCCAGGCGAAACCCTGCGGCAGATACTTATTGCCCTGCACGTCCTGGAGCCAGACGCCTTGGACGCTCGCCGCCGCGACGTGTGCGGCACCCATGAGTGACTGCGCCTTGTCTTTACCCAGTCGGACTCGCACGGTGCGAACCGTCGGATCCGTGTGGACGCGTTCTATGGCAACTTGTTTGGAGACGGTCCCTTCGGTTTTACCTGCTTCGCCGATACCTCGTGTGAGGAATCCATTGGCATCCACCTCAAACGAGGTGACTTTATTACGGCTGATGACGTAGGGCAGAGCGTTGTTAATCTCGATACCCAGTGCCTGTGATCCCGAAACTGTACCTTCGCGCATTCCGACTCTGCCTGTGACGCTGTCGTTATTTTCACCGACCAGCGATGTGGCGGTACTCTTGCCCAAAGCCCGTGCCACGCGGTGCATGTCGCTCGACGCCTCAGGCAGAGAAAGCCGCAGTCTGCGGGTGAAAAGGAACTTTGGCTCCTGATCCTGCGGGAGTTGGAAGACAAAGGCAAATGTCCCGCCGCGAGCATCAGCCGACAGGAACGCCTTGTTGTCACTGAAGGGGACGTATAACCGTTCACCCGTGCCGGGGTCCACCTTTGTCGCGCCGACGGGAGCGACCCATCCAGTCGTGGAATCTTCGGGATTTTTGCCTGTTTCAACGGTTAACAACCGGATGGCCGGAGGATAGAGCCGGAGCAGATTGGTATCGAACGCGCGGGCCTTCTGGTCTTCCAGCGGTACCCATTTAGTTTCGACAACTACCAGCTTGGAGTTTGGCTGTCGGGCCCAGTTTCCGATGAGTCTGGTCACGGTTGCATCAGCACCTTTGAGCGGCGTGGGAACCACATAGACCGCCATCGGGACTACTTCTCCCGGCGCGACCGCCACCGCGCTGTTGGGGTCGTACCGCAATCGAAACATACCGGCTTGGGTGGAGATGCTCGGTGCGTAGAGGTCCATCGGCTGGCCTGCGTAGAAACTGCCGCGCGAGAGCATCGAGTAAAACGCATCGGTGCTCTTTTCGACGGAGAACCACAGACGACCGCCGGAGTTTTCCATGACCTGGCCGGACGCATCAACGTAATACGGCTGGTAACCCATCAGATCAGCCGGCAACGCGAGAAAGCCCAGGCCGATGATGGTCAGCCCAACGGTAAGGCATCCGGAGAGAAAACCGAAGATGCTGCCGCCGATCCAGTTGGTCAGGGTGCTGAAATACAGGTTGTAGTGGACCACCTTGTCAATTACGGTTCGTACGATCAGCAGAGCGAGCACGAATGGCGCGAGCAGCCCGACTCCCCAGGCGAACTGAGGCATGCGCATCAGCAGGATGCCCTGCGAGATAGGCTCCCACAGCGCCAGCGCGATTGCCCCGCAGGCAACAGTAATTATGAAATGCAGAAACGCACTGAATAATCCCTGCCGGCCCCACCAGTAGGCCATGAACAGGATGAACGCCATGACGAGGAGGTTGATGACGGTATTCATGGGCTACTTTCCTCCTCCCATGATGCGGGTCACTTCGCCGATGCTCGTTTCGCCTTCGACGACTTTCATCAGTGCTGCTTCCTGTAGCCAGAGCATTTTCTGTTTACGCAGATAGGATCGGAGCGGATCAAGATGGCCAGCCGCAAGCAGTTGACGCGCTTCGTCGTCAAAGACCATCACCTCGAACAATCCGGTGCGACCCTTGAATCCCAGACCCAGACAGTCGGGACACGGCTTCGCTTCTTCCTTGATCATGACTTGCCCGGAATGCTTATAGAACTGGCCAACCTTGTCAGGCGTGAGGTTAAGTTTGCGCAGAACCTCGGCATCAGGCTTGTACGGTATGCGGCAAGTCTTGCACAGTCGGCGGATCAGTCGCTGCGCGATAATAGCCTGAATGCCCTTGGCTGCGGACTTCGTATCACCGAGCGTCTTAACCCATAGCTTGAGGGCTGTCGTCGAGTCCTCTGCACGGATGCCGGTGTAGAACCGCGTGGTTTCGGAGTAATCCACCATCATCTTCGCGGTATTAACGTCGGCGATCTTGCTCAGCATGACCACCTGCGCTTCGCGGAGCATTGATGCTTTGAGCTTTTGATTGATCGTGTCTGCATCCGCGCCCGGGCCGAGCTTGTCGTGTGTGACGCCTTCAAGCTCGTATTCAAGACTTTCCTCGAGTGCGATGACGCTTTGCGTGTACGGGTCGTGTCGCCCCATGAGACTGTAAAGCGTCGTGGTCTGTCCCTGTCCGGGCGGGCTGCTGACGATGACCACACGACCGGGCTGGTCGAGACACGCCACGAGTTGTTGACGCTGGAGTTCCAACAGGCCGAGCTGATTGGCCGGCAGAGCAGGCGCGGAGGTCTTGTCCTGCTGAAGTGTCAGGATCAGGCCCTTGGTAGAACCCATCGTGTGCAGGATGAACGGATGGCGATGGTTGGCTTCATCCTCAAACATGACGCGGCCGACCTGCTTTCGCCGGCGGTCTGACAGATCGAGCTTTGCCGCACTTTTGAGGTAGTCGATAACACCCAACCCGAGTGCAGTCTGAAGATTTGGTTGGTTGTAGCGTACCCCGTCGATCATGACGGCCTGCGAGGTCTGCTGGGCGTCGGCCATCAACTCGATCCGGTCGGCGCGTCGGGACAAGGCGAAGTCGAGCAACGTCTCCACCGCTTCGTGCGCCGGTCCCGTGGGGTCATCGGGTTGCGGTACGGGCATCGCCTTCCCATCCGCACCGACCACCTTGACCGTCGCGGCAGATTGGGCCTGGTCCTGTGATCGTTTCTCCAGCCGCTCGGTGAGAAAGTTCATTGTGAGCGTCCACTGTTTATTTTCAGGGACGCGGGGGTTTCGGTAGAAAGCGTAGCCGGTGATGGTGCCTGCGAGAATGATGAGCGCGACAGGCAGGCCAAGCCAGAAGTAAGGCAGGAGCAGCCAGAGGAAAAAAGCGATGACAGCCGATCCGATGATCGCTCCGTTCCACGGTTCGCGTGGGAAGTGAAAATTAGCCAGATCCTTGTCCACCCGTCCGGCGACAAAACCCCAGAGTGCCAGAATAATCAGGAAGGTAATCGGCTTGAAGAGACTCAGGAGCATGACCGACTCTGTGGAAGGGCCTGCGGGAGCTGTGATCGCGTCGGCTTTACCCGGCCCTGCGGCTGAGGCGTCGTCCCTTGCAGGCTCCGGCGGCAGCGATCCCAGCTCAGAGTGAGCCTTGATGAAGTCCGCAAACGCTGCGCGTGCTGCTGCTGAGTCGCCTCGTGCCGCCGTTGCGACCTTCCAGCCATTAGGAGTCTGCATCAGCAGGGCGTAAACACCCTGTGCTTCCGCGGGCTTGAGCGGATCGTCGGCGGTTGCTGATCCGTAAACCAGCGACAGCTTGCTCTGGATGACTTCGCTCTGAGGCCCCGCGCTGTGGGCTGGTAGTTCAGTTTCCCATTGGTTTTTGAATTGCCGAAATGAATCCGCGGTGGAAAGCCGCTCAACGGACGGCCAATCTTTTTCCGCAACAGCCTTGAAAAATGCCGCTGCAATTTCTTTAGGCGAGCCGGCAGTGGCAGGGGTGGCGTTACTGGTCGTACCGGTCGGATCTGCTGCGGTGAGGACTTCGGTAACCGAGGTCTGCGCCCAGGCCGCCGTCGCCAACACCAGAATTGCCAGCCATGTCCATCGCTTCATCATCATGGGTTTGCCGCTTGGTTGCCTGCGCTGAGGATCAGTGATGTTTGAAATACTGAGGAGACGATGGCGGATTTGGCACGATCATCGTCGATCGACTCCGCGTTACGTCACGATGCCCTTAAGTCGCATCTTGATTTCCTCAGGGTTGAACGCCGCCGCCTGTGCCGTGCGTGGGTGAATGTATTGCTTTTCCACGAGGTCCACAAGGCTATCGGCAAAGGTCTGCATCCCCGCTTCCTTCTGCCCCTTGATGACCGCGCCCAGTTCGTGCTCCCGCTTTTCAAGGATGAACTTCCGCGTGGGCGGGCTCTGAAGTAAAACCTCCACCGCCGGGATGCGTTGAATATCCTCTCGGATCGTCGGCAACAGCTTCTGATAAACGAAAGCTTCCATCTGGTACGCCAGCATGTTGCGGATGGCGTCGCGTTCCTCAGCTGGAAAGAGATCATAGATTCGGCCGAACGCTTGCGGCGCACTCGATGCGTGGATCGTTCCGAAAACCAGGTGGCCGGTCTCAGCCGCCTGAAGCGCAGCCTCGAATGTTTCTTTGTCGCGCATTTCACCAATGAGCACGACGTCAGGATTTTCCCGCACCATCGCCCGCAGGCCGACGGAGAACGACGGCACGTCGATGCCGACCTCTCGCTGATTAACGATGGCCTTCTGATCCTTGAAGAGATATTCGATCGGATCCTCAATGGTGAGGATGTGGCAGGCGCGGTTG
The DNA window shown above is from Phycisphaeraceae bacterium and carries:
- a CDS encoding YicC family protein, giving the protein MIRSMTGFGDASEQAAGVHYLAEVRSLNNRYFKATIRLPDIISGLEAELESLLRQRLNRGSITLVVKMRAAEGATTHRINDAALLDYLDHLETIHTKIGGDKDHAVHIDLTALLALPGVLVPEDEAAILERARPVVLSLTGQACDRLTVMRSREGLAIADDLTKHRVFIQERLAMVKDRAPQVVEEYHQRLRARIDHLLARAELRIDEKDLIREVAIFAERADISEEVTRLSGHLEQIERIAAAPDGEPAGRTLDFLTQELRREANTIASKSNDAVIARAIVEVKGAIDRIKEQVQNVE
- a CDS encoding phosphotransferase codes for the protein MSQVPTPNLTGSLSGTGAPIGQSALGSAVSSGVSGQMGSGRDRFATDELAIVLSHYDLGTIEAIQEFPKGSRKAPKLILRTEKGFFLLKRRARGKDDPFKVAFCHQLQSYLASKQFPLPHLIGTKKDNNSMLQWKGCIYEVFEYIKGTSYDNSLEATADSGKTLALFHKLLASYQPEYEPAQGSYHASRSVASSMEAIPTTLSKIEPRSVDASDRVAQVVKFLHSSYNAAAMKVNEMGLTDWPMQIVHSDWHPGNMLFRGSRVVAVIDYDAARIQQRIIDAANGALQFSIIGGGDDPAQWPDYIDESRFKRFLRAYDSVNVLSRAELRTVPWLMLEALIAESVIPVAATGSFARMEGIGFLLMVERKVKWLQAHADQLGKVLEQ
- the murD gene encoding UDP-N-acetylmuramoyl-L-alanine--D-glutamate ligase, producing the protein MNLQGKKALVMGLGRFGGGVGVTRFLAARGAQVTVTDTAPADDLKESVARLSDVRGVSFHLGEHRTEDFTTADLVVVNPAVPPDNPYVAAARATGVALTSEIRLLVRHLPNRLHTIGITGSAGKSTTTAMIGHILRHTSAGDHSFNVHVGGNIGGSLLGVIDTIKPNDWVVLELSSFMLEGLREEKWSPHIAVITNLQPNHLDWHGSFEAYQHAKQALLDYQREADDDITIGGPGIHNVFTPRVSNFSFFERDDLALSPPIELIIPGEHNQLNARLAAAVVKAAIHQPEWESWKSLADFGGLTHRMQFVAEHSGVRYFNDSKATTPDATELAIKSFPRGKVHLILGGYDKGIDLLPLARLAARHCHAIYTIGKTGDTIAAAAEAEGHDATATHGPSVGVTGCGGAMWGDDSAAVIRCGTLDRAMAEIADRVRQGDVVLLSTACASWDQFVNFESRGAAFVEAVLKYTGEGSKSPGV
- a CDS encoding CvpA family protein — encoded protein: MNTVINLLVMAFILFMAYWWGRQGLFSAFLHFIITVACGAIALALWEPISQGILLMRMPQFAWGVGLLAPFVLALLIVRTVIDKVVHYNLYFSTLTNWIGGSIFGFLSGCLTVGLTIIGLGFLALPADLMGYQPYYVDASGQVMENSGGRLWFSVEKSTDAFYSMLSRGSFYAGQPMDLYAPSISTQAGMFRLRYDPNSAVAVAPGEVVPMAVYVVPTPLKGADATVTRLIGNWARQPNSKLVVVETKWVPLEDQKARAFDTNLLRLYPPAIRLLTVETGKNPEDSTTGWVAPVGATKVDPGTGERLYVPFSDNKAFLSADARGGTFAFVFQLPQDQEPKFLFTRRLRLSLPEASSDMHRVARALGKSTATSLVGENNDSVTGRVGMREGTVSGSQALGIEINNALPYVISRNKVTSFEVDANGFLTRGIGEAGKTEGTVSKQVAIERVHTDPTVRTVRVRLGKDKAQSLMGAAHVAAASVQGVWLQDVQGNKYLPQGFAWARADGSQQIHYEPESPIQSARQIPTNQMGPDDIMYLYFAIPKGVKIATFHASQSMKQAAELDVK
- the tadA gene encoding Flp pilus assembly complex ATPase component TadA — encoded protein: MMMKRWTWLAILVLATAAWAQTSVTEVLTAADPTGTTSNATPATAGSPKEIAAAFFKAVAEKDWPSVERLSTADSFRQFKNQWETELPAHSAGPQSEVIQSKLSLVYGSATADDPLKPAEAQGVYALLMQTPNGWKVATAARGDSAAARAAFADFIKAHSELGSLPPEPARDDASAAGPGKADAITAPAGPSTESVMLLSLFKPITFLIILALWGFVAGRVDKDLANFHFPREPWNGAIIGSAVIAFFLWLLLPYFWLGLPVALIILAGTITGYAFYRNPRVPENKQWTLTMNFLTERLEKRSQDQAQSAATVKVVGADGKAMPVPQPDDPTGPAHEAVETLLDFALSRRADRIELMADAQQTSQAVMIDGVRYNQPNLQTALGLGVIDYLKSAAKLDLSDRRRKQVGRVMFEDEANHRHPFILHTMGSTKGLILTLQQDKTSAPALPANQLGLLELQRQQLVACLDQPGRVVIVSSPPGQGQTTTLYSLMGRHDPYTQSVIALEESLEYELEGVTHDKLGPGADADTINQKLKASMLREAQVVMLSKIADVNTAKMMVDYSETTRFYTGIRAEDSTTALKLWVKTLGDTKSAAKGIQAIIAQRLIRRLCKTCRIPYKPDAEVLRKLNLTPDKVGQFYKHSGQVMIKEEAKPCPDCLGLGFKGRTGLFEVMVFDDEARQLLAAGHLDPLRSYLRKQKMLWLQEAALMKVVEGETSIGEVTRIMGGGK
- a CDS encoding PilT/PilU family type 4a pilus ATPase, encoding MTTQSASISVEHVTQRKSPSDTPLRKFFKAAVDNEASDLLLRGGLSPKLRIRGSLKNLDAVIDPVDFETWVEASLTDLQWKHYSEAGSLDIGFDFDLGDKGNHRFRVNLFRTRGRSAIAARRVSNKILSFDQLYLPSSMETISQKTQGLVLIAGITGSGKSTTLASMVDYINANRACHILTIEDPIEYLFKDQKAIVNQREVGIDVPSFSVGLRAMVRENPDVVLIGEMRDKETFEAALQAAETGHLVFGTIHASSAPQAFGRIYDLFPAEERDAIRNMLAYQMEAFVYQKLLPTIREDIQRIPAVEVLLQSPPTRKFILEKREHELGAVIKGQKEAGMQTFADSLVDLVEKQYIHPRTAQAAAFNPEEIKMRLKGIVT